One part of the Tolypothrix sp. NIES-4075 genome encodes these proteins:
- a CDS encoding TrbI/VirB10 family protein, with translation MTRYSIPSENLPQNLVSPPELDSLDWESRMARLVGLQEESSEANTDEAQEESASGVQPSSEPQEVRTLEPLSSNPFAKLGLVGAGTLGIVLVAGVFLSQLINPVKQQPKKNNSVSTRSQPITDSRPQQLQSELETLKTKLALTEQAEAVKAAQQKLRLEKPTLSPQLASRPTPQPQRSASVNTARIPLQRTPTPVRTVYVPRTVTLERIVKVPSVPQKPILQKPIPQKAMSGDKPLRVNALKPANSPILPSRLPIVAPNTQPIVTATPKPTPDPLQEWAKLAKLGSYGMVSITGTSAVQATTPTPPAPPPVNNTRLQARNNDNPDDDEPEEESTPPAVSQTKQQTPKSVAVGTKAKAVFATAVFGETTRQTTNSNRKDESGKDVFVAYLKEPLKSVDGAIALPAKTQFLAQVRSISEQGFVQLDVVKVILPNNNSFIEKSLPPNALTIRAPQGKPLIASQYSNQGGSGVGIADVGAFALNGIGKGAQIYNTPETRIQCVPNSITSTPNADGNTTSNTVTNCFSTSDSRRNILAGILEGGATTLGNQINQRNQQAISRRQAQRTNVWVLPAGKEVEIYVNQTTQF, from the coding sequence ATGACTCGATATTCAATTCCTTCAGAAAATTTGCCACAAAATCTAGTTAGTCCACCCGAATTAGATTCTTTAGATTGGGAATCACGGATGGCAAGATTGGTTGGCTTGCAAGAAGAATCTTCCGAAGCTAATACCGACGAAGCACAAGAAGAATCAGCTTCAGGAGTACAACCTTCGTCTGAACCTCAAGAAGTTCGCACTCTTGAACCTCTTTCATCTAACCCGTTTGCTAAGTTAGGCTTGGTGGGTGCTGGTACTTTGGGTATAGTTTTGGTGGCTGGGGTGTTTTTGTCGCAGCTAATCAACCCTGTCAAGCAACAGCCAAAAAAGAATAATTCTGTTTCTACGCGATCGCAACCAATCACCGATTCCCGCCCTCAACAGCTACAATCAGAACTAGAGACTTTAAAAACTAAATTAGCCCTGACTGAACAAGCAGAAGCGGTGAAAGCAGCACAACAAAAGCTGAGACTTGAAAAACCAACGCTTTCTCCTCAGCTTGCATCTCGACCGACTCCACAACCACAACGGTCAGCTTCTGTCAATACAGCGAGGATACCACTGCAAAGGACACCAACACCCGTGCGAACAGTTTATGTGCCTCGCACAGTCACTCTTGAGCGTATCGTTAAAGTACCCTCTGTTCCCCAAAAGCCTATTCTACAAAAGCCGATTCCCCAAAAGGCGATGTCTGGCGACAAGCCGCTCCGCGTCAACGCACTAAAGCCTGCTAATTCTCCAATTTTACCATCACGTTTGCCGATAGTTGCACCAAACACTCAGCCAATAGTTACAGCAACTCCCAAACCCACACCAGACCCGCTTCAGGAATGGGCAAAGTTAGCAAAATTAGGTAGCTACGGTATGGTTTCTATCACTGGAACAAGTGCTGTTCAAGCAACTACTCCTACACCTCCTGCTCCACCTCCTGTAAATAATACTCGGTTACAGGCAAGAAATAACGACAACCCAGACGACGACGAACCAGAAGAAGAGTCAACCCCTCCTGCGGTCAGCCAAACAAAACAGCAGACCCCGAAATCCGTGGCAGTAGGAACTAAAGCGAAAGCAGTATTTGCGACCGCTGTATTCGGGGAAACTACCAGACAAACTACTAATAGTAATAGAAAAGACGAAAGCGGCAAAGACGTATTTGTAGCGTATTTGAAAGAGCCATTAAAATCGGTGGATGGTGCGATCGCTTTACCTGCAAAAACCCAGTTCTTAGCTCAAGTTCGTTCTATTTCCGAGCAAGGCTTCGTACAGTTGGATGTAGTCAAAGTTATTCTCCCAAATAATAACAGCTTCATAGAAAAAAGCTTACCGCCAAATGCACTAACGATTCGCGCTCCTCAAGGCAAACCTCTCATCGCAAGCCAATATTCCAATCAAGGGGGGTCTGGGGTAGGGATAGCGGATGTAGGAGCATTCGCCTTGAATGGTATTGGTAAAGGAGCACAGATATATAATACTCCTGAGACCAGAATCCAGTGCGTTCCTAATAGTATTACTAGTACTCCTAATGCTGATGGTAATACTACCAGTAATACTGTTACTAATTGTTTTAGCACCTCCGACTCCAGACGCAACATCTTAGCCGGCATTTTGGAAGGGGGTGCGACTACTCTAGGTAACCAAATTAACCAACGCAATCAACAAGCTATCTCTAGAAGACAGGCACAACGCACTAACGTTTGGGTTCTGCCGGCAGGCAAAGAAGTTGAAATATATGTAAATCAAACAACGCAGTTTTAA
- a CDS encoding glycosyltransferase → MKILHVIPSVSQVRGGTSQAVLDMVKALRANNVDAEIATTNDNGSGLLDVPLQKRIEYQQVPVWFFSRFSPNVASVREYAFSLELTTWLWNNIYKYDILHIHAIFSYPSTIAMAIARLKNVPYIVLPHGLLCTWSLQQSTRKKQIYLRLIERANLNNSQAIHFTSQQEQQESQLGLSVASCVLPLGLSLPTPLLDARLGLRQRFNIPAEEPVILFLSRLHPKKGLDYLISSLSKVSHHRFSFILAGSGTPEYEAEINSLLISSGLRDRTHVVGFVQGEEKDLLIQGSDLFVLTSHSENFGVAVLEALAVGTTVLLTPGVALASIVKQYQLGYVTELDVLAIANALEDYLNDPQAAKQMGDRARQLVSEKYTWRQIACEMQQMYVEILQRGGWGQGGEWKKIWY, encoded by the coding sequence ATGAAAATTCTTCATGTCATCCCCTCTGTAAGTCAGGTACGGGGTGGTACCAGCCAAGCTGTTTTGGATATGGTTAAGGCGTTGCGGGCAAACAATGTCGATGCGGAGATTGCTACGACTAACGATAATGGTTCTGGATTGCTTGATGTGCCCTTACAAAAGCGTATTGAGTACCAACAAGTGCCAGTTTGGTTTTTTTCTCGCTTTTCACCGAATGTCGCTTCTGTCAGAGAATACGCTTTTTCTCTGGAGCTAACGACATGGCTGTGGAATAACATTTATAAGTACGATATTTTACACATTCACGCCATTTTTTCCTACCCATCGACCATTGCAATGGCGATCGCTCGTCTGAAAAATGTCCCTTATATTGTTCTTCCACATGGTTTACTCTGTACTTGGTCATTGCAGCAAAGCACCCGCAAAAAGCAAATTTACCTCAGATTGATAGAACGAGCTAACCTCAACAACAGTCAAGCTATCCACTTTACTTCTCAACAAGAACAGCAGGAATCTCAACTAGGACTGAGCGTAGCTAGTTGTGTATTACCCTTAGGGCTTTCGTTGCCAACTCCGCTTTTAGATGCTCGTTTGGGTCTGCGGCAGCGCTTTAATATTCCAGCAGAGGAACCCGTGATTTTGTTTTTGTCTCGCTTGCATCCTAAAAAAGGACTAGATTATCTCATCTCATCCCTGAGCAAAGTGAGCCATCACCGTTTCAGTTTTATTTTGGCAGGTAGCGGTACCCCAGAGTACGAAGCCGAAATTAACTCTTTGCTCATTTCTAGTGGGTTGCGCGATCGCACTCATGTTGTTGGATTTGTCCAAGGAGAGGAAAAAGACCTCTTGATCCAAGGCTCAGATTTATTTGTCCTTACCTCCCACTCGGAAAACTTTGGTGTAGCAGTCCTAGAAGCTTTAGCTGTCGGTACAACAGTCCTCCTGACTCCTGGTGTGGCACTAGCTTCTATTGTCAAACAATATCAACTTGGTTACGTCACCGAACTGGATGTATTAGCGATCGCCAATGCTTTGGAAGATTACCTCAACGATCCTCAAGCTGCTAAACAAATGGGCGATCGTGCTCGTCAGCTGGTTTCTGAAAAATATACCTGGAGACAGATTGCCTGTGAAATGCAACAGATGTATGTAGAGATCCTTCAACGAGGAGGCTGGGGGCAGGGGGGGGAATGGAAAAAGATATGGTATTAA
- a CDS encoding glycosyltransferase family 2 protein: MLNEITPLILTYNEAANIERTLKHLTWAEKIVVIDSYSTDETLEILHSYVQVQVFGRKFDTHAKQWNYGLQQVKSPWVLSLDADYIITDELTAEIASLPADSDIDGYFAFFKYCVFGKPLRSTILPPRQILFRQEKAIYIDDGHTQLLEINGKCGMLSSYIHHDDRKPLSRWLWAQDRYMVIEAKKILETANSELSLSDRIRKQKVLAPFIVLFYCLILKGGIFDGWHGWYYALQRILAEILLAIHLIEAEKFKP, from the coding sequence ATGCTGAATGAAATTACGCCACTCATTCTTACTTATAATGAAGCAGCAAACATTGAGCGCACCCTTAAGCATCTTACCTGGGCTGAAAAGATTGTTGTCATTGACAGCTACAGCACCGATGAAACTTTAGAAATTTTGCATTCCTATGTACAGGTTCAGGTCTTTGGGCGAAAATTTGATACCCATGCCAAACAATGGAACTACGGTTTACAGCAAGTTAAATCCCCGTGGGTTCTTTCCCTTGATGCAGACTACATCATCACTGATGAGCTAACCGCTGAAATCGCATCTTTGCCAGCAGATAGCGACATAGATGGCTACTTTGCTTTCTTCAAATACTGTGTTTTTGGCAAACCTTTAAGAAGCACAATATTGCCACCACGTCAAATCCTTTTTCGCCAAGAAAAGGCTATTTATATAGATGATGGTCATACTCAGTTGCTAGAAATTAATGGTAAATGTGGGATGCTTTCATCCTATATCCACCATGACGATCGCAAACCTCTAAGTCGCTGGTTGTGGGCACAAGACCGCTATATGGTGATTGAAGCCAAAAAGATATTAGAAACTGCAAATAGCGAACTCAGCTTGAGCGATCGCATTCGCAAACAAAAAGTTCTGGCTCCTTTCATTGTTTTGTTTTATTGCCTCATCCTTAAAGGTGGTATTTTTGACGGTTGGCATGGTTGGTATTACGCACTTCAGCGTATCTTGGCAGAAATTCTGCTAGCAATTCATCTAATTGAAGCTGAGAAATTCAAACCTTAA
- a CDS encoding carbamoyltransferase family protein, whose protein sequence is MNILGINAYHGDASACLIQNGELIAAVEEERFNRVKHWAGFPAESIRYCLKVGGISAADLEHVAVSFNPKANLNRKLLFTLQNRPSVRSLLDRFNKQSKSASLLQQLADACHCQSEDIRAKIHNLEHHTTHLAGSFFVSPFEEAAILSIDGMGDFVSTLLAAGRGNELEYFSRTHYPHSVGYLYNAVSLYLGFPAYGDEYKVMGLAPYGEPEYLEAFRRIIYPKGDSFELNLDYFTHHTQGIAMNWESGSPTVQPFHSPELEKLLGAARDPKSEVTSKHQNIAASVQAVTEEIIFHLLNRLSDRYKSENLCLVGGVAMNSVANGKITQNTPFKNVYTPIGAADNGTCFGAAFYVWHQMLKQPRKFVLNHAYWGSEFSNEECLLALQHHNLQPKKLERDALLNHVVDTLCEGKVIGWFQGRMEFGARALGNRTLLADPRRADMRDIINLKIKFREKFRPFAPSILEERVGEYFEIDEAAPFMEKVFKIRSQKREQIPAVTHVDGTGRLQSVSRSTNPLYWDLINTFDQRTGVPIVLNTSLNENEPIVRTPDEAIKCFLRTHMDAIVLGSYYVERSDIKVGG, encoded by the coding sequence ATGAACATACTGGGAATTAACGCTTATCATGGCGATGCTTCAGCTTGCTTAATCCAAAACGGTGAACTGATTGCCGCAGTTGAAGAAGAACGGTTTAATCGAGTTAAACATTGGGCTGGATTTCCCGCAGAATCTATCCGCTATTGTTTAAAAGTGGGTGGTATTAGTGCGGCAGATTTAGAACATGTGGCTGTATCTTTCAATCCGAAAGCTAACTTAAATCGCAAGCTATTATTTACTCTGCAAAATCGTCCTTCTGTGCGATCGCTTTTGGATCGATTTAACAAGCAAAGCAAATCTGCGAGTCTCCTGCAACAGCTAGCCGATGCCTGTCACTGCCAAAGCGAAGATATTCGCGCCAAAATCCATAACTTAGAACATCATACCACCCATTTAGCTGGTAGTTTTTTTGTTTCTCCCTTTGAAGAAGCGGCAATTCTCTCAATCGACGGGATGGGAGATTTTGTCAGCACTCTGTTAGCTGCCGGACGCGGTAACGAGTTAGAATATTTTTCTCGCACTCACTATCCCCATTCCGTCGGCTACCTCTACAATGCTGTTAGTTTATACCTGGGCTTTCCCGCTTACGGGGATGAGTATAAAGTCATGGGATTGGCTCCCTATGGCGAACCTGAATATTTAGAAGCGTTTCGCCGAATTATATATCCTAAAGGAGACAGCTTTGAATTAAATTTAGACTACTTTACCCACCACACCCAAGGTATTGCTATGAATTGGGAAAGTGGTTCTCCAACTGTTCAACCATTCCACAGTCCAGAGTTAGAAAAATTACTTGGTGCAGCGCGAGATCCGAAATCGGAAGTGACATCAAAGCATCAAAATATTGCCGCATCTGTGCAAGCTGTGACTGAAGAAATTATCTTTCATCTGCTGAATCGTTTAAGCGATCGCTACAAAAGCGAAAATCTCTGTTTGGTGGGTGGTGTAGCGATGAATTCTGTCGCCAACGGTAAAATCACTCAAAATACCCCCTTTAAAAATGTCTACACTCCCATCGGTGCGGCTGACAACGGCACATGCTTTGGTGCAGCTTTTTATGTGTGGCATCAAATGCTAAAACAACCGAGAAAATTTGTTTTAAATCATGCTTACTGGGGGTCAGAATTTAGTAATGAAGAATGTTTGTTAGCTTTGCAACACCACAATTTGCAACCGAAAAAATTAGAGCGGGATGCACTATTAAATCATGTTGTCGATACTCTGTGTGAAGGTAAAGTAATCGGTTGGTTTCAAGGCAGAATGGAGTTTGGTGCTAGAGCTTTAGGCAATCGAACCCTTTTAGCCGACCCGCGTCGCGCTGATATGCGAGATATAATCAACCTGAAAATCAAATTCCGGGAAAAGTTTCGCCCCTTCGCTCCTAGTATTTTAGAAGAAAGAGTAGGTGAATACTTTGAAATCGATGAGGCAGCACCGTTCATGGAAAAAGTCTTTAAAATTCGCTCTCAAAAAAGAGAACAAATTCCTGCTGTCACCCATGTTGACGGTACTGGACGCTTACAAAGTGTCAGTCGCAGTACCAATCCCCTCTATTGGGACTTAATTAATACTTTTGATCAACGTACAGGTGTTCCCATTGTTCTCAACACATCCCTCAACGAAAATGAACCCATCGTCCGGACACCAGATGAAGCTATCAAGTGCTTCTTAAGAACTCATATGGATGCTATTGTCTTAGGTTCTTATTATGTAGAACGCAGCGATATCAAAGTTGGTGGTTGA
- a CDS encoding glycosyltransferase, translating into MTNLNVDSDNLLNQNRSITNNRQHHKYKHLHIWFPNIFEFKGGIQVYSAFLLEALQSLYPNTEYDVFLKHDTRCLSNVSLINGIRFHFAGKWHIKLRTLAFATQIFKSGVWQTPNLIITSHLNFTVVAYLLKRLKGIPYWTVAHGVDAWNITNPTLKNALYHADRILAVSNYTRDRLLKEQNLDPSKISLLPNTFDPSRFKIDGKPLHLLERYKLKAEQPIILTVTRLARSDGYKGYDKILQALPEIKRQLPDVHYILVGKGDDRLRIEQLIVQLNLQDCVTLAGFVADSELGDHYNICDVFAMPSRGEGFGIVYLEALACGKPTLGGNQDGAIDALCHGELGALVDPQDVGAIAQTLIQILQGTYPNPLMYQREVLRQKVIDTFGFVRFQHTLADVMKNSPIGSQK; encoded by the coding sequence ATGACAAACTTAAACGTAGACTCCGATAATTTGTTAAATCAGAATAGAAGCATCACAAATAACCGCCAACATCATAAATATAAGCATTTACACATATGGTTTCCTAATATTTTTGAATTTAAAGGTGGTATACAGGTCTATTCAGCTTTCTTGCTGGAGGCGTTACAAAGCTTATATCCTAATACTGAGTATGATGTTTTTCTCAAACACGATACTCGCTGCTTATCAAATGTTTCTCTTATAAATGGCATCCGATTTCACTTTGCAGGTAAGTGGCATATAAAGTTAAGAACGCTTGCCTTTGCTACTCAAATTTTCAAATCTGGTGTTTGGCAAACCCCTAATCTGATTATCACTTCTCATTTGAATTTTACGGTAGTTGCCTATTTACTAAAACGCTTAAAAGGTATACCATACTGGACTGTTGCTCACGGTGTTGATGCTTGGAATATCACAAACCCAACCCTCAAAAATGCTCTTTACCATGCCGATCGCATTCTAGCGGTGAGTAATTACACACGCGATCGCCTACTGAAAGAACAGAATCTAGATCCAAGTAAAATTTCCCTTTTACCTAATACCTTCGACCCCAGTCGCTTCAAAATTGATGGCAAACCTTTGCATTTGTTAGAGCGATACAAACTAAAAGCCGAACAACCAATTATTTTAACCGTTACTCGTTTAGCTCGCAGTGATGGGTATAAAGGCTATGATAAAATTCTCCAAGCTTTACCTGAAATTAAGCGTCAGCTTCCAGATGTTCATTACATTCTAGTTGGCAAAGGCGACGATCGCCTCCGCATCGAACAGCTAATTGTTCAGCTAAACCTGCAAGATTGCGTTACCTTAGCAGGCTTTGTTGCTGATAGCGAACTTGGCGATCATTACAATATATGCGATGTTTTTGCTATGCCCAGTCGCGGAGAAGGATTTGGGATAGTCTACCTTGAAGCACTAGCTTGCGGCAAACCTACTTTAGGCGGAAATCAGGATGGTGCTATCGATGCACTTTGTCATGGTGAGTTGGGAGCCTTGGTCGATCCTCAAGATGTGGGTGCGATCGCTCAAACTCTCATTCAAATTTTACAAGGTACTTATCCCAATCCTCTGATGTATCAAAGAGAAGTTTTACGGCAAAAAGTGATTGATACCTTCGGGTTTGTGCGATTCCAACACACTTTAGCTGATGTAATGAAAAACTCCCCCATCGGATCTCAAAAATGA